The genome window GTAAAAGACATGCTTGTAAAGTAAACAAATTTGTTAATCTTGCTTTCAGCCGAAAGATTTCGTGAATAGCGAAACGCTGAAGCAATAAAAGAAAGGAAAAAAAATGCCACGTTCAGTAAATCATGTTGCATCTCGTGCACGCAGAAAAAAAATCTTAAAAAGAACCAGAGGCTACTGGGGACGTAATAAAAATGTTTGGACAGTAGCTAAAAACCGTTGGGAAAAAGGTCAACAGTATGCATTTCGCGACCGTAGAGCTAAAAAAAGAAGCTTTAGATCTCTTTGGATTCAACGTATTAATGCAGGAGTTCGTCCTTTAGGACTTTCATATTCCCAATTTATTGGCTTGTTAAACAAATCAGAAATTAAACTAAGCCGCAAAACATTAGCAGACTTGGCTCTGAGCAATCCAGAAGCCTTTAAAGCTGTTGTTGATGCTGTAAAGAAATAAAAAAGTAT of Bacteroidales bacterium contains these proteins:
- the rplT gene encoding 50S ribosomal protein L20 — encoded protein: MPRSVNHVASRARRKKILKRTRGYWGRNKNVWTVAKNRWEKGQQYAFRDRRAKKRSFRSLWIQRINAGVRPLGLSYSQFIGLLNKSEIKLSRKTLADLALSNPEAFKAVVDAVKK